Proteins co-encoded in one Paraburkholderia terrae genomic window:
- a CDS encoding NADP-dependent oxidoreductase: MSQINRQILLVSRPQGAASADNFKLVETPLAPLAEGEVRVRNHYLSLDPYMRGRMSDAKSYATPQPLNEVMIGGTTGEVIESKNAAFKPGDKVVGMFGWQEFGTSDGKGLGKIDDTHVPLSAYLGPVGMPGVTAWYGLNRIIAPKAGETVVVSAASGAVGSVVGQLAKQAGARAVGIAGGPDKCRYVIETLGFDACVDYKAGNLYQDLKAATPDGVDGCFENVGGEGLDATLARMNAHGRIALCGFIAGYDGAPMPLKHPALLLTQRLLVQGFIVSEHMDVWPDALKELGTLVAQKKLQYRETVAQGLENAPEAFLGMLKGHNFGKQLVKLI; encoded by the coding sequence ATGAGCCAGATCAATCGCCAGATTCTGCTCGTGTCGCGTCCGCAGGGCGCGGCATCCGCCGACAACTTCAAGCTCGTCGAAACGCCGCTTGCGCCGCTCGCCGAGGGTGAGGTGCGCGTGCGCAATCACTATCTGTCGCTCGATCCGTACATGCGCGGCCGCATGAGCGACGCGAAGTCGTACGCGACGCCGCAGCCGCTGAACGAAGTGATGATCGGCGGCACGACGGGCGAAGTCATCGAGTCGAAGAACGCGGCATTCAAGCCGGGCGACAAGGTGGTCGGCATGTTCGGCTGGCAGGAATTCGGCACGTCGGACGGCAAGGGCCTGGGCAAGATCGACGACACGCATGTGCCGCTCTCCGCATATCTCGGCCCCGTCGGCATGCCCGGCGTGACAGCGTGGTACGGCCTGAACCGGATCATCGCGCCGAAGGCGGGCGAGACGGTCGTCGTCAGCGCGGCGAGCGGGGCGGTCGGCAGCGTCGTCGGGCAACTGGCGAAGCAGGCAGGCGCGCGTGCCGTCGGCATTGCGGGCGGTCCTGACAAGTGTCGCTATGTGATCGAGACGCTCGGCTTCGACGCGTGCGTCGACTATAAGGCGGGCAATCTTTATCAGGACCTCAAGGCGGCGACGCCGGACGGCGTGGACGGCTGCTTCGAGAACGTCGGCGGCGAAGGGCTCGACGCGACGCTCGCGCGGATGAACGCGCATGGCCGCATTGCGTTGTGCGGCTTCATCGCGGGTTACGACGGCGCGCCTATGCCGCTCAAACATCCGGCCTTGCTGCTCACGCAGCGTCTGCTCGTTCAGGGCTTCATCGTCAGCGAGCATATGGATGTGTGGCCGGATGCGCTGAAGGAGCTCGGCACGCTCGTCGCGCAGAAGAAGCTGCAGTATCGCGAGACCGTCGCGCAAGGTCTGGAAAACGCACCCGAAGCGTTTCTCGGCATGCTCAAGGGGCACAACTTCGGCAAGCAGCTCGTCAAGCTGATCTGA
- a CDS encoding ankyrin repeat domain-containing protein: MKNYLTESHQDATPARAAGLCRGLAKLTLAAGVALATLGALPAHAAPADTMIKAVKFDDVKEVKKQLANGMDPNMADNQGIPLLVIAAREKSDKVVAALLENPKTNIEILDKAGENAMMMAALTGDIDIVKQLIAKDAEVNKKGWAPLHYAAANGNDDIVKLLLDHDAYIDAGSPNGTTPLMMASRGGHVSTVKLLLDSGADLNVKNQLGLTALDFAKQYKEPDVVEGLTARLQQMQKQAPQAPQ; encoded by the coding sequence ATGAAAAATTATCTGACTGAGAGCCACCAGGACGCCACACCCGCACGCGCAGCCGGCCTGTGCCGTGGCCTGGCGAAACTGACGCTGGCAGCGGGTGTCGCGCTCGCGACGCTCGGCGCGCTGCCCGCGCACGCGGCGCCCGCCGACACGATGATCAAGGCCGTCAAGTTCGACGACGTGAAGGAAGTGAAGAAGCAGCTGGCGAACGGCATGGACCCGAACATGGCCGACAACCAGGGCATCCCGCTACTCGTGATCGCCGCGCGCGAGAAATCGGACAAGGTGGTTGCCGCGCTCCTCGAGAACCCGAAGACGAATATCGAGATTCTCGACAAGGCGGGCGAAAACGCGATGATGATGGCCGCGCTGACCGGCGACATCGACATCGTGAAGCAGCTGATCGCCAAGGACGCGGAAGTCAACAAGAAGGGTTGGGCGCCGTTGCACTACGCGGCGGCGAACGGCAATGACGACATCGTCAAACTGCTGCTCGATCACGACGCGTACATCGACGCCGGCTCGCCGAACGGCACCACGCCGCTGATGATGGCGTCGCGCGGCGGCCATGTGTCGACTGTGAAGCTGCTGCTCGACAGCGGCGCGGACCTCAACGTGAAAAACCAGCTCGGGCTGACGGCGCTCGATTTCGCCAAACAGTACAAGGAGCCCGATGTCGTCGAAGGGCTGACGGCACGCCTCCAGCAAATGCAGAAACAGGCCCCGCAGGCGCCCCAGTAA
- a CDS encoding DNA polymerase III subunit delta', translating to MIYPWQTDDWNRLQQLRAHWPHALLLHGQAGIGKLRFAQHLAQGLLCESALPDGQPCDTCAACTWFKQGNHPDYRIVLPEALAAEAGFTSAAADEKAEKEKADADEGGKKTRTPSKEIKIEQVRALLDFCGVGSHRGGVRVVVLYPAEALNVAAANALLKTLEEPPAGVIFLMVSARIDRLLPTIISRCRQWPMTTPSPQSATAWLAQQGVDDAPGLLAEAGGAPLAALALASDENRPLRDWTLKQLAAGPNCDAFACGETLQKLPVPLVLGWLQRWMYDLLAQSTVGTTGTPRYFPAASAALSRCASQADANGFARFMRTVTRQRAVENHPLNARLVFEELFLGYRDLFVQ from the coding sequence ATGATTTATCCGTGGCAAACCGACGACTGGAACCGCCTGCAGCAATTGCGCGCCCACTGGCCGCATGCGCTGCTGCTTCACGGGCAGGCCGGCATCGGCAAGCTGCGCTTTGCCCAGCACCTGGCGCAGGGCCTGCTGTGCGAATCGGCGCTGCCCGACGGCCAGCCGTGCGACACCTGCGCGGCATGCACATGGTTCAAACAGGGCAATCACCCCGACTACCGGATCGTGCTGCCGGAGGCGCTCGCTGCGGAAGCGGGCTTCACCAGCGCCGCCGCCGATGAAAAGGCTGAAAAAGAGAAAGCCGACGCCGACGAAGGCGGCAAGAAAACGCGCACGCCCAGCAAGGAAATCAAGATCGAACAGGTGCGGGCGCTGCTGGACTTTTGCGGCGTTGGCTCGCATCGCGGCGGCGTGCGCGTCGTCGTGCTGTATCCCGCCGAAGCGCTGAACGTCGCCGCGGCCAACGCGCTGCTGAAAACGCTCGAGGAGCCGCCTGCGGGCGTGATTTTCCTGATGGTGTCGGCGCGCATCGACCGGCTGCTGCCGACCATCATCAGCCGTTGCCGCCAGTGGCCGATGACGACGCCGTCGCCGCAGTCCGCCACTGCATGGCTCGCGCAACAGGGCGTTGATGATGCGCCGGGCCTGCTCGCGGAAGCAGGCGGCGCACCGCTCGCGGCGCTGGCGCTGGCCAGCGACGAAAACCGTCCGCTGCGCGACTGGACCCTGAAACAGCTGGCTGCCGGTCCCAACTGCGACGCGTTCGCGTGCGGCGAGACCTTGCAGAAGTTGCCCGTGCCGCTCGTGCTCGGCTGGCTGCAGCGCTGGATGTACGATCTGCTCGCCCAGTCCACGGTCGGCACGACGGGTACGCCACGTTATTTCCCGGCGGCGTCGGCGGCGCTCTCGCGTTGCGCATCGCAGGCCGACGCGAACGGTTTCGCGCGCTTCATGCGGACGGTCACGCGGCAACGCGCAGTCGAAAACCATCCGCTCAACGCGCGACTCGTGTTCGAAGAACTGTTTCTCGGTTATCGCGACCTGTTCGTCCAGTAG
- the mltG gene encoding endolytic transglycosylase MltG gives MSLLKKCLIACVVLAMLLAAATYGAYHWATTPVPLATPQLDVTIKPHSSLRSVTTQLNRGGVPVEPELFVMMTRVLGLQSALKSGNYEFKQGITPYDVLQKIARGDVNEYVATIIEGWTFRHMRAELDSNPALKHDTAGMSDADILKAIGAPETPTGNGEGLFFPDTYLFDKDTSDLDVYRRAYRLMKLRIDEAWVARAPGLPYKTPYDALTMASIIEKETGKASDRPMVAGVFANRLRVGMPLQTDPTVIYGMGESYSGHLRKKDLQTDTPYNTYTRMGLPPSPIALPGVASLQAALNPAQTSALYFVSRGDGSSIFSDTLGDHNKAVDKYIRGQ, from the coding sequence ATGTCCCTCCTGAAGAAATGCCTCATCGCCTGCGTCGTGCTCGCGATGCTGCTCGCCGCCGCGACGTACGGCGCGTACCACTGGGCCACCACGCCCGTCCCGCTCGCCACCCCGCAACTCGATGTCACGATCAAGCCGCACAGCAGCCTGCGCAGCGTCACGACGCAGCTCAACCGTGGCGGCGTGCCCGTCGAGCCGGAACTGTTCGTGATGATGACCCGCGTGCTCGGACTGCAGTCGGCGCTGAAGTCGGGCAACTACGAATTCAAGCAGGGCATCACGCCGTACGACGTGCTGCAGAAGATCGCGCGCGGCGACGTCAACGAGTACGTGGCGACGATCATCGAAGGCTGGACCTTCAGGCACATGCGCGCCGAGCTGGATTCGAATCCGGCGCTGAAGCACGACACGGCGGGCATGTCGGACGCGGATATCCTGAAGGCGATCGGCGCGCCTGAAACGCCGACGGGCAACGGCGAAGGGCTGTTCTTCCCGGACACCTACCTGTTCGACAAGGACACGAGCGACCTCGACGTCTATCGACGCGCGTACCGGCTGATGAAGCTGCGCATCGACGAAGCATGGGTGGCGCGCGCGCCCGGTCTGCCGTACAAGACGCCGTACGATGCGCTGACCATGGCGTCGATCATCGAAAAGGAAACGGGCAAGGCGTCCGACCGTCCGATGGTCGCGGGCGTGTTCGCGAACCGTCTGCGCGTCGGCATGCCGCTGCAGACCGATCCGACCGTCATCTATGGAATGGGCGAGAGCTACTCGGGCCATCTGCGCAAGAAGGATTTGCAGACGGACACTCCTTACAATACCTATACGCGGATGGGCCTGCCGCCTTCGCCCATCGCGCTGCCGGGCGTCGCGTCGCTACAGGCCGCGCTCAATCCGGCGCAGACCAGCGCGCTCTATTTTGTGTCGCGCGGCGACGGCAGCAGCATCTTTTCTGACACGCTCGGCGATCACAACAAGGCCGTCGACAAATACATTCGAGGTCAATGA
- a CDS encoding alpha/beta hydrolase, with protein sequence MPLNPKIEQVLDMIARAKRPAYHDLTPQAARASYEKSAPILEVPTAPMFSVEDIDVPVRDGTSIRVRLYHPAEPQWASPAPALVYFHGGGFTVGSVNTHDALCRMFARDAQCVVMSVDYRLAPEHKFPTAVDDAFDALKWLHENAPLYGIDASRIAVGGDSAGGTLAAVCAVLARDAGIPLVLQLLIYPGTAGHQQTDSHERLADGYLLSGDTIQWFFEQYLRDADDRHDWRFAPLDGTRSVPGFHGVAPAWIATAEYDPLSDEGEAYAHKLREAGNAVAFKCYAGMIHEFFKMGGYVPDVAIAHADAAAALRAAFGIE encoded by the coding sequence ATGCCGTTGAATCCGAAGATCGAGCAGGTGCTCGACATGATCGCGCGCGCAAAGCGCCCCGCGTATCACGATCTGACGCCGCAAGCGGCGCGGGCATCGTACGAGAAAAGCGCGCCGATACTCGAAGTGCCCACGGCGCCGATGTTTTCCGTCGAGGACATCGACGTGCCGGTGCGCGACGGCACGTCGATTCGCGTGCGTCTCTATCATCCCGCCGAGCCGCAATGGGCGAGTCCCGCGCCCGCGCTCGTCTACTTTCACGGCGGCGGCTTCACGGTCGGCAGCGTCAACACGCACGACGCACTGTGCCGGATGTTCGCGCGCGACGCGCAGTGCGTCGTGATGTCGGTCGACTACCGGCTCGCGCCGGAGCACAAATTTCCTACCGCTGTCGACGATGCGTTCGACGCGCTCAAGTGGCTGCACGAGAACGCGCCGCTTTACGGCATTGACGCGAGCCGGATCGCCGTCGGCGGCGACAGCGCGGGTGGCACGCTCGCCGCGGTATGCGCCGTGCTTGCGCGCGACGCAGGCATTCCGCTCGTGCTGCAACTGCTGATCTATCCGGGCACCGCAGGCCATCAACAGACCGACTCGCACGAACGCCTGGCGGATGGCTATCTGCTGTCCGGTGACACGATTCAATGGTTCTTCGAGCAATACCTGCGCGATGCCGACGACCGTCACGACTGGCGTTTCGCGCCGCTTGACGGCACGCGCAGCGTGCCCGGATTTCACGGGGTGGCGCCCGCATGGATCGCGACGGCCGAATACGACCCGTTGAGCGATGAAGGCGAAGCCTATGCGCACAAGCTGCGCGAGGCGGGCAATGCCGTCGCGTTCAAATGCTACGCGGGCATGATTCACGAATTCTTCAAGATGGGCGGCTACGTGCCCGACGTGGCCATCGCGCATGCGGACGCGGCGGCGGCATTGCGCGCCGCGTTCGGAATCGAATGA
- a CDS encoding Rap1a/Tai family immunity protein → MLRVLICAGALAVPLTAAAFTGGDLNKLCTKTDVASRSACAAYIEGAADGVFNTIDAIGGTTGPRVGQYFCLPPDARSQQLTDAVRKYIADNPNVAGYNASTAISLGLGKAFPCKSGS, encoded by the coding sequence ATGCTGCGGGTTTTGATTTGCGCCGGCGCGCTCGCCGTGCCGCTGACGGCTGCCGCGTTTACGGGGGGCGACCTCAACAAGCTGTGTACGAAGACGGACGTTGCGTCGCGTAGCGCGTGTGCAGCCTATATCGAAGGCGCCGCGGACGGCGTGTTCAACACGATCGACGCGATCGGCGGGACGACGGGCCCGCGCGTCGGCCAGTATTTCTGCCTGCCGCCCGACGCGCGCTCGCAACAACTGACGGACGCCGTACGCAAGTACATCGCCGACAACCCGAACGTGGCGGGCTACAACGCCAGCACGGCCATCTCGCTGGGGCTCGGCAAGGCATTCCCCTGCAAGTCGGGCAGTTGA
- a CDS encoding PaaI family thioesterase, with the protein MTDSSSNQLVIESPFIDHLGVQLISAGDGASEVVLALRPEHLNTWAVSHGGITMTLADVALAMAARSLAADGVGVVTVEMKVNFMQPGSGELRATGRVLHRSTTMAYCEGEIRDSEGHFVAKALGTFKYMRRLAVGREVRQQRLRSDPSAKPGPSDG; encoded by the coding sequence ATGACTGATTCTTCCAGCAACCAGCTGGTGATCGAAAGCCCGTTCATCGATCACCTCGGTGTTCAACTCATTTCGGCGGGGGACGGCGCCAGCGAAGTCGTGCTGGCGCTGCGTCCCGAACATCTGAACACGTGGGCCGTATCGCACGGCGGCATCACGATGACGCTCGCCGACGTCGCGCTCGCGATGGCCGCGCGCAGCCTCGCTGCCGATGGCGTCGGCGTCGTCACGGTCGAGATGAAGGTGAACTTCATGCAGCCCGGCAGCGGCGAGTTGCGCGCGACGGGCCGCGTGCTGCACCGTTCGACCACGATGGCCTATTGCGAAGGCGAGATCCGCGACAGCGAAGGCCATTTCGTGGCGAAGGCGCTCGGCACGTTCAAGTACATGCGGCGTCTTGCCGTTGGCCGCGAAGTGCGGCAGCAGCGACTGCGCAGCGATCCGTCGGCGAAGCCGGGGCCGAGTGACGGCTGA
- a CDS encoding TatD family hydrolase: MFVDSHCHINFEGLGDRLPQVLENMRSHSVTHALCVSVDFETLPSVLDIARSYDNVYASVGVHPDHEDAREPTVAELVELAQHPKVVAIGETGLDYYRLEGRSIDDMEWQRERFRVHIRAAHQTGKPLIVHTRASSADTLRIMAEERASVPGGVMHCFTEPWAVAEQALAQNFYISLSGIVTFKSATDVQDVARRVPLERLLIETDSPYLAPVPYRGKPNEPAYVSYVGRFIAQQREMADEALAAATSENFFRLFKIPAPAGV; the protein is encoded by the coding sequence ATGTTTGTCGATTCCCACTGCCATATCAACTTCGAAGGACTCGGCGACCGTCTGCCGCAAGTGCTGGAAAACATGCGCTCGCATTCGGTCACGCACGCGCTGTGCGTGTCCGTCGACTTCGAAACGCTGCCGTCCGTGCTGGACATCGCGCGTTCGTACGACAACGTGTATGCGTCGGTGGGCGTGCATCCGGACCACGAGGATGCGCGGGAGCCGACGGTCGCCGAACTGGTCGAACTGGCGCAGCATCCGAAGGTGGTCGCGATCGGCGAGACGGGGCTCGACTATTACCGCCTCGAAGGCCGCTCGATCGACGACATGGAATGGCAACGCGAGCGTTTTCGCGTGCATATCCGCGCCGCGCATCAGACGGGCAAGCCGCTGATCGTGCATACGCGCGCGTCGTCGGCGGACACGCTGCGGATCATGGCCGAGGAACGCGCGAGCGTGCCGGGCGGTGTGATGCACTGCTTTACGGAGCCGTGGGCCGTCGCCGAACAGGCCCTCGCGCAGAATTTTTATATTTCACTGTCGGGCATCGTCACGTTCAAGAGCGCGACGGACGTGCAGGACGTCGCGCGCCGCGTGCCGCTCGAGCGTCTGCTGATCGAAACCGACTCGCCGTACCTCGCGCCCGTGCCGTATCGCGGCAAGCCGAATGAACCTGCGTACGTCAGTTATGTCGGACGCTTCATCGCGCAGCAGCGCGAGATGGCGGACGAAGCGCTCGCGGCAGCGACCAGCGAGAACTTCTTCCGGCTGTTCAAGATTCCGGCGCCGGCAGGCGTTTGA
- a CDS encoding GNAT family N-acetyltransferase, whose translation MTLQYRDATLDDLPAIVAIYNSTVPSRQVTADLEPVSIDSRRAWFEAHGPEKRPLWVVEDQGRVIAWLSFSDFYGRPAYQRTSEVSIYLDEAARGKGLGKKLLAAALEAAPKLGIDTVLGFVFGHNEPSVRLFQAFGFAAWGTLPRVAVLDGVERDLVILGKRLDGAQ comes from the coding sequence ATGACTCTTCAATACCGCGACGCTACGCTCGACGATCTGCCCGCCATCGTCGCCATCTACAACTCGACCGTGCCGTCGCGGCAGGTGACGGCGGACCTGGAACCTGTGAGCATCGACAGCCGCCGCGCGTGGTTCGAGGCGCACGGTCCTGAGAAACGTCCGCTGTGGGTCGTCGAAGATCAGGGAAGAGTGATCGCGTGGCTGAGTTTTTCCGATTTCTACGGACGCCCGGCCTATCAACGTACGTCCGAAGTCAGCATTTATCTGGACGAAGCCGCGCGCGGCAAGGGTCTGGGCAAGAAACTGTTGGCAGCCGCGCTGGAAGCCGCGCCGAAACTGGGTATCGACACGGTGCTCGGCTTTGTATTCGGCCACAATGAGCCTAGCGTGCGACTGTTCCAGGCGTTCGGCTTCGCGGCATGGGGCACGCTGCCGCGCGTCGCGGTGCTGGATGGCGTCGAGCGCGATCTGGTCATCCTCGGCAAGCGTCTGGACGGCGCGCAGTAA
- a CDS encoding NRDE family protein, with translation MCLIVFDWRPEASDGPLFTLAANRDEFLKRTAEPMHWWDDAPGLLAGRDLVGGGTWLGMTRDGRFAALTNYRAPKEMRADAPTRGTLVSNWLSGDHGIESGAPLDYLLRVAHDGDMYNGFNLLVGDWTRRELAWYCNRSPAAPTLLAPGTHGISNAVLDTPWPKLVRKRAELAQALTDARPPLATLIGLMRDPHVARDDELPATGISLERERALSAAFIDTADYGTRGTTAVQVFAQNGRLSVAALERSDDNGSHRVVRPGDYERSFTFDIA, from the coding sequence ATGTGTCTGATCGTGTTCGACTGGCGCCCCGAAGCGTCTGACGGTCCGCTGTTCACGCTCGCGGCGAATCGCGATGAATTCCTCAAGCGCACGGCCGAACCGATGCATTGGTGGGACGACGCGCCCGGTTTGCTCGCGGGCCGCGATCTGGTCGGCGGCGGCACGTGGCTCGGCATGACGCGCGACGGACGCTTTGCCGCGCTCACCAACTATCGCGCGCCAAAAGAAATGCGCGCCGATGCGCCGACGCGCGGCACGCTGGTCAGCAACTGGCTGTCGGGTGATCACGGTATCGAAAGCGGCGCGCCGCTCGACTATCTGTTGCGCGTCGCGCACGACGGCGACATGTACAACGGCTTCAATCTGCTCGTCGGCGACTGGACGCGGCGCGAACTTGCGTGGTACTGCAACCGCTCGCCCGCCGCGCCAACGCTGCTCGCGCCGGGCACGCACGGCATCTCGAACGCGGTGCTCGATACGCCCTGGCCGAAACTCGTGCGCAAGCGCGCCGAGCTTGCCCAGGCGCTCACCGACGCCCGCCCGCCGCTCGCGACGCTGATCGGCCTGATGCGCGATCCGCACGTCGCGCGCGACGACGAACTGCCGGCGACGGGCATTTCACTCGAACGTGAACGCGCGCTGTCGGCGGCCTTTATCGATACGGCGGATTACGGCACGCGCGGCACGACGGCCGTGCAGGTGTTTGCGCAGAATGGACGCCTGAGCGTCGCGGCGCTAGAACGCAGCGACGACAACGGCTCGCATCGCGTCGTGCGTCCTGGTGATTACGAGCGCAGTTTTACGTTCGATATCGCCTGA
- the tmk gene encoding dTMP kinase: MARGKFITFEGIDGAGKTTHLGWFRDRLEQKLAPTGRSVVMTREPGGTKLGESLRDILLHQSMDLETEALLMFAARREHLAQVIEPALARGDWVLSDRFTDATFAYQGGGRGLPRDKLETLERWVQGGFQPDMTVLFDVPPETASERRSAARAPDRFESESDAFFTRTRTEYLRRAEEAPYRFDIIDSTRSIAEIQKHLEELIVSL, translated from the coding sequence ATGGCTCGGGGAAAATTCATCACGTTCGAGGGCATCGACGGTGCGGGCAAGACCACGCATCTCGGCTGGTTCCGTGACCGGCTGGAGCAGAAGCTCGCGCCCACCGGCCGTTCCGTCGTCATGACGCGCGAGCCGGGTGGCACGAAGCTCGGCGAGTCGCTGCGCGACATCCTGCTGCACCAGTCGATGGACCTCGAAACCGAGGCGCTGCTGATGTTCGCCGCGCGCCGCGAGCATCTTGCACAGGTGATCGAGCCGGCGCTTGCGCGCGGCGACTGGGTGCTATCCGATCGTTTCACCGACGCGACCTTCGCCTATCAGGGCGGCGGACGCGGGCTGCCGCGCGACAAGCTGGAAACGCTCGAGCGCTGGGTGCAGGGCGGCTTCCAGCCGGATATGACGGTACTGTTCGACGTGCCGCCCGAAACGGCCAGCGAGCGGCGCAGCGCGGCGCGCGCGCCGGACCGTTTCGAGAGTGAATCGGACGCGTTTTTCACGCGTACCCGCACCGAATATCTGCGCCGTGCGGAGGAAGCGCCTTACCGATTCGATATCATCGACTCGACGCGCAGCATCGCTGAAATTCAGAAACACCTTGAGGAATTGATCGTATCTCTTTGA
- a CDS encoding SDR family oxidoreductase produces the protein MFEFDGKVAVITGAASGFGRAFAEKGASLGMKLVLADVDANALAQTVDALRASGAEANGVPTDVSDGAKVQALADAALAAFGKVHLLFNNAGVGSGGFLWESSANDWAWVFGVNVMGVAHGVRIFTPIMLKQNEPAHIVNTASVAGLLSPPSMGIYNASKHAVVSLTETLYHDLQNAGGEVGCSLLCPAFVPTGIADAERARPESLRNSVEPTRSQLAADKQLQRAVRSGKLGAADVAALTFDAIAARRFYILTHPAILETVRLRHEDIEQQRNPTDPLSLKPEVKEAR, from the coding sequence ATGTTCGAGTTCGACGGCAAAGTCGCCGTGATTACAGGCGCGGCGAGCGGCTTCGGCCGCGCGTTCGCGGAAAAGGGCGCGTCGCTCGGCATGAAGCTCGTGCTGGCGGATGTCGACGCGAACGCGCTCGCGCAAACCGTCGATGCATTGCGCGCATCGGGCGCCGAGGCCAACGGCGTGCCAACGGACGTGTCCGATGGCGCAAAGGTTCAGGCGCTCGCGGATGCCGCGCTCGCGGCCTTCGGCAAGGTTCATCTGCTTTTCAACAATGCCGGCGTCGGCTCCGGCGGCTTTCTGTGGGAAAGCTCGGCGAACGACTGGGCGTGGGTGTTCGGCGTCAACGTGATGGGCGTAGCCCACGGTGTGCGTATCTTCACGCCCATCATGCTCAAGCAGAACGAGCCGGCTCACATCGTCAATACGGCGTCGGTGGCGGGGCTCCTGTCGCCGCCGTCGATGGGCATCTACAACGCGTCGAAGCACGCGGTCGTCTCGCTGACGGAGACGCTGTATCACGATCTGCAGAATGCGGGCGGCGAGGTCGGATGTTCTCTGCTGTGTCCTGCGTTCGTGCCGACGGGCATCGCCGATGCCGAGCGCGCGCGTCCCGAGTCGCTGCGCAACAGCGTCGAACCCACGCGCTCGCAACTCGCCGCCGACAAGCAGCTACAGCGCGCGGTGCGATCCGGCAAGCTGGGCGCGGCGGACGTCGCAGCGTTGACGTTCGACGCGATCGCCGCGCGGCGCTTCTACATCCTCACGCATCCCGCCATTCTCGAGACGGTGCGCCTGCGGCACGAGGATATCGAGCAGCAGCGCAATCCGACCGATCCGCTGTCGCTCAAACCCGAAGTCAAGGAAGCACGCTAG
- a CDS encoding Dabb family protein → MIRHIVMWKLNEGEGRTREQNASVLKEKLEACRDAVPGIVHLEVGIATPGLDSTYDVVLVSDFTDKAALDAYQVHPAHQAVKAFLAPIREARQAVDYEL, encoded by the coding sequence TTGATTCGTCATATCGTGATGTGGAAGTTGAACGAGGGAGAAGGCCGGACGCGCGAGCAGAACGCGTCCGTGCTGAAGGAAAAACTGGAGGCCTGCCGCGATGCCGTGCCGGGCATCGTGCATCTCGAAGTCGGTATCGCGACACCGGGCCTCGACTCGACTTATGACGTCGTGCTCGTATCTGATTTCACCGACAAGGCAGCGCTGGACGCGTATCAGGTCCATCCCGCGCATCAGGCCGTGAAGGCGTTTCTCGCGCCGATCCGCGAGGCGCGTCAGGCCGTCGACTACGAACTCTGA
- a CDS encoding YgfZ/GcvT domain-containing protein codes for MNAPLASAPGTAVPASAAVSVALPVFPRPAREEFDAVLSGGAFMPLPQFGVIDATGDDAAAFLHSQLTSDTQHLDAATARLAGYCSPKGRLLASFLVWCNGESIRMLVSKDVQPAVQKRLSMFVLRAKAKLSDASGDTLAVGLAGDVRGALSGVFDAIPDGVHVKVDGPAGSLVRVPDAAGRLRYVWIGPKAEVEARLPVLEAKLRRVSPAVWDWLDIRAGEPRITQRVVEQFVPQMINFDVLGGVNFRKGCYPGQEVVARSQYRGTIKRRMSLANVAGETESVVPGAELFHSDDPGQPCGMLVNTAAAPDGGVDALVEIKLAALENGSVHLGSADGPALTFLPLPYALPTEI; via the coding sequence ATGAACGCACCGCTTGCTTCTGCTCCTGGCACCGCCGTCCCCGCTTCTGCTGCTGTTTCCGTCGCGCTTCCCGTGTTCCCGCGCCCCGCGCGCGAGGAGTTCGACGCCGTGCTCTCGGGCGGCGCCTTCATGCCGCTGCCGCAGTTCGGCGTGATCGATGCGACGGGCGACGACGCCGCTGCCTTCCTGCACTCGCAACTCACCAGCGACACGCAGCACCTCGACGCCGCGACGGCACGCCTTGCCGGCTACTGCTCGCCGAAAGGCCGGCTGCTGGCGTCGTTCCTCGTATGGTGCAACGGTGAATCGATCCGGATGCTGGTGTCGAAGGACGTGCAGCCCGCCGTGCAAAAACGTCTGTCGATGTTCGTGCTGCGCGCGAAAGCGAAGCTCAGCGACGCGTCGGGCGATACGCTTGCCGTCGGTCTCGCCGGTGACGTGCGAGGCGCGCTGTCGGGCGTGTTCGACGCGATTCCCGACGGTGTACACGTGAAGGTGGACGGACCGGCGGGGTCGCTGGTGCGCGTGCCCGATGCGGCGGGCCGCCTGCGTTACGTGTGGATCGGACCGAAAGCGGAAGTCGAAGCGCGCCTGCCCGTGCTCGAAGCCAAGCTGCGACGCGTGTCGCCTGCCGTGTGGGACTGGCTCGACATCCGCGCCGGCGAGCCGCGCATCACGCAGCGTGTGGTCGAGCAGTTCGTGCCGCAGATGATCAACTTCGACGTGCTCGGCGGCGTCAATTTCCGCAAAGGCTGCTATCCGGGCCAGGAAGTGGTCGCGCGTAGTCAGTATCGCGGCACGATCAAGCGGCGCATGTCGCTCGCGAATGTCGCGGGCGAAACGGAGAGCGTCGTGCCGGGCGCGGAGCTGTTTCATTCGGACGATCCAGGCCAGCCGTGCGGAATGCTCGTCAACACGGCGGCCGCGCCTGACGGCGGCGTCGATGCCCTCGTCGAGATCAAGCTGGCCGCGCTCGAAAACGGCAGCGTGCATCTGGGTTCCGCCGATGGCCCCGCGCTGACGTTCCTGCCGCTGCCTTACGCGCTGCCGACGGAAATCTGA